The Peptacetobacter hiranonis DNA window AGTGTATATAGGAATATTCCTATTGAGGTGTATTATTTTTCTTGTAATATAGACCATGCATTTTTCGGTATGTTAAATTTAAGTGATTCTGAGAAAGAATTGTATTCAAATGAGTTTGCTGAAGATATGTTAGATAATGTGGATCGGCAGATGAATATTTTGGATAGCCTTTCAAAACATGGATATGAGTATAAAGCTTCTTGGAATAGTATCAAGGAAGGATTAAATTCAGTAAATAGGTCATCAAATCTTTTAGTATTTTTGATAAATAATAAGGAGTATTTGAGAGAGGATATAGCTAAAAGGATAGACAGTTGTAGATGATTATCAAGTTTTTAAATATATAGATTTTATATTTAAAAAGATAGAATCTGAATTATAAAGGATTATATCGGAATATAGAACGTATGTTTTTTTGAGAATTATTGGCAAAAATAGACTTACAAAAGCAAGTCTATTTTTGTCTTTTTTTATGGTAATATGGAGGAGGCTTCGCCTAAAAAAGACGAGGGAATTGTCCCTCGCCTTGTATGTAAATTTGATATTTACTTTTTAATTATTTAACGTTTGATAGTCCTAAGAATTCAGCTACTGATTCTAATGTAGTTCTTGCTACACCCTGTCCTATCTGAGTTAATTTAGTGAATTTAGTTGCTTTTTTGTTTAATACAGCATTTTTCTGAGCATCAGTTATTTTATCTGTTGCTAATACTATTGGTTTTCCTGCTGCATAGTTAGCTGCTGATAAAGCATCTACTAATTCTGATTTATTAGACTGTCCATCTTTAACTAACACTACTTCTTCTATACTAGAAGCGTATTTGTCTATTATTTTAGCATTTGTTTCAAATCTATTTGCTCCTGCAACTCTATCTACTTTAGTTACAGTTACTTCATCTATTTTATCGTATTCTGCTTTAGATACTACTGATTCTCCACCTATTACGTCTACATTTCCTGTAGCACCACCAGCATTAGATTTTATAAATCTTACAGCATTTTTAGTTAATCCACCAGCTTTTGCTACTATTATAGGAGTCTGAGTTGTAGATTTAGATGCTTCTGATGCTATTGACATTGCATCTGCTTCACCATTTGCTCCTACTACGAATAATGCATTGTTATCATCAGATGCACTTTTTAGAATTTCTCTAGCTACTTCTAATGAAGTTTCTTCTCTATTATCTCCACCGAATCTTTCTACTTTGAATCCCATTCCTTTTAATTCGTCTACTAATGATTCACTTAATACTGCTTCTCCACCTACTAAGTTTATAGTGACATTTTTTCTAGCTGATACTGCTATGTCTGATACTAAGTTTTCTAAGTATTCTTTTGTTTCTTTTGGTAGTGAATCTGTTTTTGATAATAATACAGATGTTCCTGCTGCACCATCTAAAGTTAATTTAGCTGCTAATGGTGCTGCTGCTAATCCATCTACTAATGATTCTCCATTTACTAACACTATATTATTAGCTGCAGTTGCATTTTTAGCAGCTATTTTTTCTTTATGTTTTTTAGCAACATTAACTGCTGTTTCATATCTGTTAGCCCCTGCTATTATACCTACTTCATAGTCTCCTCTTTTTAACATTTTATGTAGAGATACTATTTCTTTTAAATTAGTTGATTTTACAGTTATTACTTTTGATGGTTTATCGTCCTTAGCATTAGAAACATTATCTTTGTGGCTAGCGAAGTATGTTACTGTAAAGCTTGCTACTCCTGAAGCATCTAGTTTTGTTGGTTCAGCTGATAATTCTACTGTTAATGCTTTTCCTGTTTCATCACTTATTTTTTTAGCGTTTTCTATATCAGTCTGTATTTCTGTTCCTTTTGCTGTTAATGCTAATCCATCATATAAATCTGATGCTAATAATGTTTCTTCTTCATGTTTAACTGAATCATCTACCATTTTGTATGCTGATTTAACTTCTGGAGCTGCTGTTATTTCTGCAGATTTCTGATAAGTTGCTACTTCTGCGAAGTTTACACATTCCTGTATTTTTTCTGTTAATTTTCCTTCTGCATCTAATGGTAAAGAGAAGTTTAATTTGTTAGAATCAGTATTAAGTTCTATTTTTACATTTTCTTCTTCTTTGTCAGTAAGGCTTTTCACAGCTTCTAATGTTATAGTAGCTCCAGTTTTTGTATCATTAGCTTTTATGCTTTTTACAAAAGCATTTTTCTTAGAATCAACTATTTTTGTTGGAGATTTAAAATCATCAACTGTGTATTTTACAGTTCCACCAGTTGCTTCTATCTGAGTACCTGGTATTATCTGTCCTAAGAATTCTGTTGTTTTTCTTTCTACTACCTGTACTGTCATATCTTTAACAAGTTTTTCGCTTGTTAGTATTGTTTCTATATCAGATATTTTATAAGTTATAGTTTTGTCTTTTGCTGAAGATAGACTAG harbors:
- a CDS encoding cell wall-binding repeat-containing protein, producing MNKKKLSVVMAGAMLATSVAPVLAAEVTAEDTKLSEKSLLAKKIVDLAKTKVISTNKTISGTGSDSKFVTDEVAALMIPGQTKGDEVSAYGIKVLDKDGKAIDLSKADGFNITSLSSAKDKTITYKISDIETILTSEKLVKDMTVQVVERKTTEFLGQIIPGTQIEATGGTVKYTVDDFKSPTKIVDSKKNAFVKSIKANDTKTGATITLEAVKSLTDKEEENVKIELNTDSNKLNFSLPLDAEGKLTEKIQECVNFAEVATYQKSAEITAAPEVKSAYKMVDDSVKHEEETLLASDLYDGLALTAKGTEIQTDIENAKKISDETGKALTVELSAEPTKLDASGVASFTVTYFASHKDNVSNAKDDKPSKVITVKSTNLKEIVSLHKMLKRGDYEVGIIAGANRYETAVNVAKKHKEKIAAKNATAANNIVLVNGESLVDGLAAAPLAAKLTLDGAAGTSVLLSKTDSLPKETKEYLENLVSDIAVSARKNVTINLVGGEAVLSESLVDELKGMGFKVERFGGDNREETSLEVAREILKSASDDNNALFVVGANGEADAMSIASEASKSTTQTPIIVAKAGGLTKNAVRFIKSNAGGATGNVDVIGGESVVSKAEYDKIDEVTVTKVDRVAGANRFETNAKIIDKYASSIEEVVLVKDGQSNKSELVDALSAANYAAGKPIVLATDKITDAQKNAVLNKKATKFTKLTQIGQGVARTTLESVAEFLGLSNVK